One Desulfuromonas sp. genomic window, TCTTTATTTAACGCAAAGACGCCAAGAAGATATACAATAAAGAAAATCTTTTTTGGTTAACCCCTAAAAGAATTGTCTTTCTTTGCGACTTAGCGTCTTTGCGTTAAAAAGCCTTTTGTCTACAACCGCACAGGCACATTATGCTCCCGCAGGTATTCCTTGCACTCGTCGATCGTATATTCCCGAAAGTGGAAGATGCTGGCGGCCAGGGCGGCACTCGCGCCCCCCTCGACCAGCCCTTCACGGATATGTTCGAGGTTGCCGACCCCACCGGAGGCGATGACCGGGATCGAAACCCGGTCACTGATCGCCCGGGTCAGCTCAATATCGTAGCCATCCCTGGTGCCGTCACAATCCATCGAGGTCAACAGGATTTCGCCGGCCCCGTACGCCTCCATGCGTTCGGCCCATTCGAGGGCATCGATTCCGGTCGGGTTGCGGCCGCCATGGGTGTAGACTTCCCAGGCCAGCGGATCATTTCCCGGCACCCGGCGGGCATCGATGGCAACGACCGTGCACTGGGAACCGAACCGCTCGGCCGCCTCCTTGACAAATTCAGGATTATGGACCGCTGCCGTGTTGATCGAAACCTTGTCGGCTCCGGCGTTCAGGAGATTACGAATATCTTCACAACTGCGCACGCCGCCGCCGACCGTCAGCGGCATGAAGCAACGTTCCGCCGTTCGGGCAACAACGTCGAGGATGATCCCGCGGTTGTCACTCGAGGCGGTGATGTCGAGAAATGTCAGCTCGTCGGCGCCCTGCCGGTCATAGGCCTCGGCCGCTTCAACCGGGTCACCGGCGTCGCGCAGTTCGAGGAACTGCACGCCCTTGACGACGCGACCGTCCTTGACATCGAGACATGGGATAATTCTTTTGGTTAACATCGTTTAAAACCTTTTGGCCACCAAGAACACGAAGAAATTCAAAATCTATTTCAACGGAGAGACGCTGAGGTGGAGAGAAAAGCAACTTCAAAATCTGTTATTATTTTGGGACAAACTAAAGCCTTTTTCTCTTTAGAGACTTATTGCTCTTCTCTGCGGCTCTCCGTCTCTCCGTTAAAGATGCTTTTACGCTCTGGCCTTTCTTTGTGCCCTTGGTGTCTTCGTGGCTATTATTGCTTAATGTCAGTTCGACCTCTATTCCTGATCCAATGACGCCATGAACTTCCGCATATCCTGCTCCTGTCGCATGACGTGCAGGATCAGAACCTCGTCATCGGCAACACGATAGAAAACACGGCAGGGCGGAACAACGACCTCACAGTAGTTGAGCCCCTCCAGCTCCGGCGGAGTTCTCCCCGACTCCGGATGCTGCCCGAGGCGTGAAACCGTATCGAATACTGTCTGGATCAGCTTTTTTGCCGACGGCAGATTACTTAAAGCGATGTACTCGGCAATCGCATCGAGATCATCCAGTGCCGGTTCGGTCCATACTACTTGAGCCATTTGCGCATCTTGTCCCGGGCCTCATCTTCACCCAGGGTGCGCCCCTCAAGGGCAGCCCGCTCTCCCCGCGCCACCGCCTCGAGAATCTGCATGCGGCTCTGCATGAATTCGTAATCGCCGACATCGACCAGGTAAGCCGAGGGGCGGCCATGCTCGGTGATCAGGACCGGCTCCTTCGATTCGTGCAGATCGGCGAGAATTTTTGTCGCCTGGCGTTTCAGGCTGGTGACAAGTTCGACCTTCATAACGACCTCCGTCCATAAATCAAAAGTGATACAATTGTACCACTCTCGCCGGCGGCAATCCAACGAAATAGCACTTTTTTATATGAACGTTTAAAGAAGCCCCATGACATCGAGGCGCGGGATGATTCTTTTCGTCAACATTGCTTAAAACCTTTTGGGGCACCAAAAGTAGGCGCCTTGAGGCGAGACACGAAGAAAACCAAAACCTTTTTCAACGCCAAGACGCCAAGAAAATCTAAAACAAAGAAAAGCTTTTTTGGTTAACCCCTAAAAGACTTGCCTTTCTTTGCGCCTTCGCGCCTTTGCGTGAGGCAAGGTTTTCTGTTTGGTCTTTCTTGGTGCCCTTTGTGCCTTGGTGGCAAATTATTTCTTTTTCGTGAGCTCTACCGCCTCACGCAAATCCAGCGCGCCGGTATAAATCGCCTTGCCGGTGATGACACCGGAGACCCCCGACTCTTCGATACTCATCAGCTGCATGATATCACGCAGATGCGACACACCACCCGAGGCGATGACCGGGATCGAGATCGCTTCGGCGAGCGCCTTCGTCGCCTCGATGTTCGGCCCCTGCATCATGCCGTCGCGGGCGATATCGGTATAAATGATCGCTTCGACACCGAACCCCTCCATCTCCTTGGCCAGCTCAGTCGCCAGCTTCTCGGTGACGTCAGCCCAGCCGCGCACTGCGACCAGACCGTCTTTGGCATCAATGCCGACGACAATTTTGCCGGGGAACTTGCGGCAGGCCTCTTCGACCAGGCCCGGATTCTCTTTGGCAATCGTCCCGAGAATTACCCGGCCGACACCGAGTTGAAGATAGGCCTCGATCGTCTCGAGATCACGGATGCCGCCGCCGAGTTCGGTCGGGATATCAATCGCCTTGACGATCGCCTCGATCGCCTCCTTGTTCTTCGGCACACCGGCAAAGGCCCCGTCGAGATCAACGATATGCAGCAACTCGCCGCCCTGTTCCTCCCAGGTTTTGGCCTGGGCGGCCGGATCGTCACTGTAGACCGTATCTTTTTCCATCAGGCCCTGTTCGAGTCGAACACAGCGGCCTTCTTTCAAATCTATCGCGGGAATAATGATCATGCTGAAAAATCCTCAAAAATAGTTTTTGCCACCAAGGCACCAAGAAAATCTAAATCAGTTTTCAACGCAAAGACGCGAAGGCGCAAAGAAAACCTGAAACAATCTATTGTTTAGTAAAGAAAGCGTAAGATTTTGATATTAGCCCTAAACCCGTAAATCCTGATTCCTCTTTTTTGCTCCTCTTGGCGTCTTTGCGCCTTTGCGTTAAATGATCTTCGAGCTTTTTGCCTTCCCTGGTGCCTTCGTGTCTTCGTGGCTATCTTTAAATTTCTCCAAAGTTCTTAAATATCTGCAGCCCGATCGCCTGGCTCTTCTCCGGATGAAACTGGGTCGCCATGAGGTTGCCTTTCCGGGCGGCCGCACAGAACTCGATATTGCCGTAGCGGCAGGTCGCGGCGACAACCGTCGAATCCTCGGCATCACAGTAGTAGGAGTGCACGAAATAGACGTAGCTCTGCTGATCGACATGGTTGAACAGCGGTGTCTCCGGATTGAACTCAATTGTATTCCACCCCATGTGCGGAACCTTGAGCCGTTCGCCGCCTTCTTCCATATCGAGCGGAAACCGGCGGACCTTGCCGGGCAGAAGCCCCAGCCCCTGATATCGACCGAACTCCTCACTCTCATCAAACAGCATCTGCATGCCGACACAGATACCGAGCAGCGGTTTTTCCTGCTCAACATGCGCCAGCAGCGGCTCGACAAAACCACCACTACGCAGGTTGCCGATACAGTCGCGGAAGGCACCGACCCCGGGCAGCACGATCTTGTCCGCTCCCGGAATATCGGCCGGGTCGGAACTGACGCGGGCCGAAAACCCGAGCTTTTCGAAGGCCTTGGCGACGCTTCGCAAATTACCCATTTCGTAGTCGATAATGACGATGTTGTTTTTCATAAAAAACCCGAAAAGCAGTCGCAGAACCGGGACACCAGGCTTCGGAAAAAACCTCCTTTCCCTGACGCCTGGCACCTGATAACTGCCACCTGTCTTTCCCTATTCCAGTTTGCCCTTCGACGACATCACGTCGGTAATCCGCGGGTCGATCCCGGTCGCCTCGTCGAGGGCCCGGCCGAGCGCCTTGAAGATCGCTTCGATGATATGGTGCAGGTTTTCACCGTAGGCGAGATTGACGTGGATATTGGCCCCGGCGTGATTACAGAAAGCGACAAAGAACTCTTCGACCAGCTCGACATCGAAATCACCGACCTTGACCTTCGGCAGCTCGGCATTAAAGACCAGCAGCGGCCGGCCGGAGAAATCTACGATTACCGAAGCGAGCGCTTCATGCATCGGCATGGTGCTGCGACCAAACCGGCGGATCCCCTTCTTGTTGCCAATGGCGCTCTTGAACGCTTCACCGAGGCAGATCCCGAGGTCCTCGACGGTGTGATGCGCATCGATTTCGAGATCACCGATCGCCTTGATCTTGATCCCGAAAAAACCGTGCCTGGCAACCTGGGTCAACATGTGGTCGAAAAAAGGGACGCCGGTATCGATATCGTAGTCACCCTTCCCCTCAAGGTTGAGATTCAACCGGATCTTCGTTTCCGTCGTTTTACGATCAATAGATGCCTTGCGGCTCATCATAACCTCCCTTAATCCTTCTTCAATCGAATAGAGACAGACCGGGCGTGGGCAGTCAGTCCTTCGAGTTCGGCGATAGTGACAATCTTGTCGCCGAGACGCTGCAACCCATCCCGGGAAAAATAAACCAGGCTCGATTTCTTGATAAAGTCATCAACCCCGAGCGGCGAAAAGAACCGCGCCGTGCCGCCGGTCGGCAGGGTATGGTTCGGACCGGCGAGATAATCACCGGCCGCTTCCGGAGTATGATGTCCGAGGAAGACAGCGCCGGCGTGACGGATGCCGTCAAGAAGATCAAACGGCTCATCGACCGCCAGTTCGAGGTGCTCCGGTGCGATCCGGTTGCTGAAATCGATTGCTTCGAGGATATCGGAGGTAACGATAATCGCGCCGTAGTCGGCGATCGACTTGCGGGCGATCGCGGCGCGCGGCAGCTGTTCAAGCTGCTCGGCGACAGCCGCCTGCACCCGCCTGGCCATGGCCGCGTCGGTAGTCAGCAGGATCGAGGAAGCGATCTCGTCATGTTCGGCCTGTGACAGCAGGTCGGCCGCGAGGTGGGCCGGGTTGCCGCTGCCGTCGTTGATAATCAGGATTTCACTCGGCCCGGCGATCATGTCGATGTCGACCTGTCCGAAGACCTGTTTCTTGGCGGTGGCGACATAAATATTACCCGGACCGGTGATCTTGTCGACCCGCGGCACCGACTCGGTCCCGTAGGCAAGGGCTGCCACCGCCTGAGCGCCGCCGATTCTGAAAATCCGGTCAACCCGGGCGATCTTCGCCGCCGCCAGCACATACGGATTGGCCTCGCCGTCCGGCATCGGCACCACCATGATCACTTCGCCGACTCCGGCGACCTTGGCCGGGATGGCATTCATCAAAACCGATGAGGGATAGGATGCCTTGCCGCCCGGCACATAGATGCCGACCTTGTCGAGCGGCTGCACCAGCTGCCCGAGGTGGACATCCGGCTCTTCTTTTGAAATCCAGGTTTCGGTAAGCTGTTTTTCGTGGTAGGCGGCAATCCGTTCGGCCGCCAACTCGAGGGCGGCGAGCGCTTCCGGTTCAACCGCCGCCAGGGCCCGTTCGATCTCATCCGAAGTAACCTGGATGGTCTGCGCCGATAATTCGAGGCGGTCGAAGCGGGCCGTGTACCGGAACAGGGCGGCGTCGCCCTCCTGCCGAACCGCGGCAACGATCGCGCTGACCGTCTCCTCAACACCGGCGGGAGCCTGCGCCCCCCGATCGACAATCTTTTTCAGAGCCGCATCGAAACCGGGATCGTCAATTCCGTATATCGGTATCATGTTCCGTGCCTTGCTTCGGTTAAACCGAAATTTTCACTTCGTCATCGATGACTTTCTCGAGATCATCGATGATTCGGGAAATCTTCGTGTGTTTTGTCTTCAGGCTCGCCCGGTTGACAATCAGCCGGGTCGTGATTTCGGCAATCGTCTCAACTTCGACCATACCATTGTCACGCAGAGTCGCACCGGTCGAAACCAGGTCAACAATCCGCTCCGATAAACCGACCAGCGGCGCCAGCTCGATCGAACCGTAGAGCTTGATCAATTCGACCTGAACGCCCTTGGCCGCAAAATATTTCTCGGTGACGTTCGGATACTTGGTCGCGACCCGGATGTTCGACCAGTTGGCCGGGTCATCATCCTGCAGCAATTCTTTCGGCTCGGCCACCACCAGCCGGCAATAACCGAACTTGAGGTCGAGCGGTTCGTACAGATCCTTCCCCTGTTCAAGCAGGGTATCCTTGCCGACGACACCGATGTCGGCGCAACCGTAATCGACATAGGTCGGCACGTCGGTCGCCCGGACCGCCATGAACCGGTAACCGGCCTCGCGGTTTTCAAACACCAGCTTGCGATTATCCTCTTCCATCTCGGGACAGGTGATGCCAATCCGGCCGAAGAGCTCCATCGAATCCTGCATAATCCGACCCTTCGGCAGGGCAAAGGTAATTATATCACTACTCATTATATCCTCCCGCCCCCCCGGGTTCAGGCCGACCGGCGCACAATATCGGCGCCGAGACCTTTCAGTTTCTCTTCCAGTTTTTCATAACCGCGGTCAAGGTGATAGATCCGTGCGACTTCGGTCGTATTCTCCGAAGCGAGAGCGGCAATGACCAGCGACGCGCTGGCCCGCAGGTCGGTCGCCATTACCGGCGCACCGCAGAGTGAGGCAACCCCCTTGACGGTTGCGACGTGGCCGTCGATAACGATGTCAGCACCGAGACGCTGCAGCTCACAGACATGCATGAACCGGTTTTCAAAAATGGTTTCGGAAATCACGCTGGTTCCATCGCCAAGGGTCATCAACGCCATGAACTGCGCCTGCATGTCGGTTGGAAACCCGGGGTGCGGCTGGGTCCTGATATCGACTGAACGGATTGTCTCCGGCCCCTGCACCCGGATGCCGTCTCCGGTCTCTTCGATGATTGCGCCGGCTTCCCGCAGTTTGCCGAGAAAAGCTTCAAGCGGCGCCGCATCAATCCCCTTGACCAGCACATTGCCACGGGTCATCGCTGCCGCAACCATGTAGGTGCCTGCCTCGATCCGATCGGCCATCACACGGTAATCCATCGGCTTGAGCTGCCCAACCCCTTCAATCGTTACCGTCGCCGTGCCGGCCCCCGTGATCTTCGCTCCCATACCGATCAGGGCGTTGGCAAGATCGACAATTTCCGGCTCGCGGGCGGCATTCTCGATAATCGTCGTCCCCGTCGTCAAAGCCGCCGCCATCATCAGGTTTTCGGTGCCGCCAACCGTCGGTATATCGAAGGTAACCCGGCCGCCTTCAAGCTGCTCGGCATGCGCTTCGACGTAACCGTGATCGAGCTCGATCCGGGCGCCGAGGGATTCAAAACCCTTGAGATGAAGATTAATCGGTCGCGCCCCGATCGCACAACCACCAGGCAGCGAGACCCTGGCATGGCCGAGCCGGGCGAGGAGCGGTCCGAGCACCAGCACCGAAGCGCGCATCGTCCGGACCAGGTCATAAGGTGCCTCGATGCTTTCGATGTTGGTTGAATCGATTTCGAATGTATCACCGTTGCGCACCACCTTGGCGCCAACAATCTCGAGCAGCCTGGCTGCCGTATCGATATCGCGCAGGGCCGGTACATTGCCAAGACGGTGGACGCCCGGAGCCAACAGAGTTGCAAAGAGTAACGGCAGCGCCGCATTCTTGGCACCACTGACCCGAACCTCACCGCCAAGCGGGTGACCACCATGTATGACAATCTTGTCCACGTTTTCCTACTTTTTCATGCCGCTGACGACCCGCGGAATCCCGGCGTAGTCATCACGGAGAGTTATTTCCTGGAGGCCGGCTTCGGCAAATAACTGCCGAACAGGATCAGCCTGGTTAATTCCGATCTCGACCAGCAACCGACCGCCGTCCGTCAACTCCTGCGGAGCCTGGCGCAGGATGGCGCGATAGGCATCGAGTCCGTCGGTACCACCGTCGAGCGCTCCGAGCGGCTCAAACTCCCGAACATCCGGCATCAGCCCGTCAAGATCCCGGTGCGGAATATAGGGCGGATTGCTGACTATCAGATCATACGGCCCGCCGGAAAAATCTTCAAGGTTTCCGATGGAAAAATCGACGCGCCCGTCAACCTGGTTGAGCCGGCTGTTTGCCCGGGCAATTTCGACCGCTTCCGGGCTGATATCGATACCGCGGACCCTGACATTCTTGTTCTCATGGGCCAGGGCGATGGCTATGGCGCCGCTCCCGAGACCGATATCGAGGACCCGGCTGTTGTCCTCGAGACACTCGAGGGCCTCCTCGACCAGGACCTCGGTGTCGGACCGCGGGATCAGAACCGCCGGTGACACCCGGATCGGCAACGACCAGAATTCGGTTTCGCCAACGATGTAGGCAACCGGCTCGTGGGCCGCTCGCCGTTTGACCAGCTCGCGGTAGCCGGCCTGCTCCCGCTGGTTCAGCGGTCGATCGAATTGCAGATAAAGTCCGACCCGGTCGAGTTCGAGCAGACTGGCAAGGAGGAGTTCGGCATCAAGCCGACCGCTCTCGATTCCCTGCTGCCGGAAATAATCAGCTGTCCATTCCAGTATCCGCAGAACCGTCCAGGTCTCGGCCAAGCTCAGTTCTCCTGACCGGCCAGAGATTCGGCCTGCGAATGGGTCACCAAAGGATCGATCACTTCGTTAAGCTCACCCTGCATGATCGCATCGAGCTTGTACAGGGTCAGGTTGATCCGGTGATCGGTGCACCGACCCTGCGGGAAGTTGTAGGTCCGGATCCGTTCGCTCCGGTCGCCGCTCCCGACCTGGGACTTGCGATCGGCCGCCTGGGCCTGCTGCTGTTCGGCAAGCATCATATCGTAAAGCCGCGACTTCAGAACCTTCATCGCCTTTGCCTTGTTCTTGTGCTGCGATTTTTCATCCTGGCAGGAGACGACCAGTCCGGTCGGCACATGGGTCAGGCGCACCGCCGACTCGGTCTTGTTGACATGCTGACCGCCGGCACCGGATGCGCGGAACAGATCGAGCCGTAATTCCGAAGGATCGATCTGGATCTCGACATCATCGGCTTCCGGCAATACGGCGACCGTACAGGCCGACGTATGAATGCGGCCCTGCGACTCGGTTTCGGGGACCCGCTGCACCCGGTGGGTGCCGCTTTCGAACTTGAGCCGCGAATAGACCCGATTGCCGCTGACCATGGCAATGATCTCCTTGAAACCACCGTTGTCCGACTCGGATGACGACAGAAGTTCAACCTTCCAGCCGTTGTTGTCGGCGTAGCGACTGTACATCCGGAAGAGGTCGGCGGCAAACAGGGCCGCCTCCTCGCCGCCGGTGCCGGCACGGATTTCGAGAATGATGTTCTTGTCATCATTCGGATCTTTCGGCAGAAGGAGAACCTTCAACTTCTCCGAGAGCTCCTCATGCTGCTGTTCGAGGCCCGGGATTTCATCTTTCGCCATCTCCCGCATCTCGGGATCGGCGTCCTGGAGCAGCTCGCGGTTCCCCTCGAGCTCTTCCTCGACCTTGCGCCAGGCATGATAGACTTCAACCACTTCCGACAGGTCGGCATGTTCCTTGGTCAGGGCGCGGAATTTTTCCTGATTGTTGACAACAGACGGATCGGAGAGCAGGCCTTCGACCTCGCGAAAACGATCAACAACCCCTTCAAGTTTATCGATATTGAACATAAGTAAGAAACCGGGACCGCCGGGCACCGTTGGCGAACGGAGACCCGATCAATTGGTTAAAGGTCAGAGAATTCCTGCCGGACCTCTTTAACAGCACCACAGGTCATTGCCCCTTCAGGACAGGGGCCCTCGAGACAACCGGGACCGGCCGAGGCAAATAGCAGGGGGGCCGTCTGGCGGGCCAGCTTCAACATCTGCCTGGCCATAATCTGAATTTCCCATTGCGCCCGTCGACAGCAGCGCAGGTGGAAGAAATGTTTAAGCTCGCGGCCGTTCATGGTGATGACGATCTTGGTTGCTGCCGCATTCGGCAGCACGAACCGGGCATCTTCGGCCGGCACCCCGGCTTCGACAAGCTCAACGTAGCTCTGATGCAGCTGCTCGATCAGGGCGGCATACTTTCCCGCCAACTCCGGTTTCCCGGCGATCGACGGCGGCGTCACCGCATCAAAGGTATCGTCAAACGAAACGTAGCGCTGGCTCTGCTGGGAATAGGAAGCCAACCGGTGGCGCACCAGTTGATGCGAACAGGCACGACTGATTCCCTCGACACCGAAAGTGAAGCTGGCATGCTCGAGGACTGACAAATGGCCGAGTTCGAGAATTTTGCGCAAAAGCTGTTCCTGTTCGGCCTGCTCCCGCCCGATCAGATCATCGATCGAAGAATCTGAATAGCAAAGCCTGGCCGCACCGGCAACAATCCGTTCGGGATCGGGGGTATGAGTCAACAGTTGCACATGCATGGAGCTTGGTCTCTAATCTCGGTTCCCTCTGGCGTAACTGAAAAAAAACCGGAAAAAGAAAACGGCCCCGGAGGGCCGTCGTCGACAGTGTTATTTGCCCTGGCCGTACTTCTTGCGGAAACGCTCGATCCGGCCGGCGGTGTCGATCAGCTTCTGCTTCCCGGTAAAGAAGGGATGGCAGGCTGAACAGATCTCTGTCGTGATCTCTCCCGCCCTGGTCGAGCGGGTCTCAAAGCTGTTGCCACAGTGACACTTCACTGTCGCCGATTCGTATGCTGGGTGGATGCCTTCTTTCATCTTCTATCTCCTTGTCGGCCTGGCGAGTACAGGCCCTGTCTTTCCTGATTATATGATCCTGATAAGCGTACATTTCTACCATGTCTGAAAAGACGATGCAAGCCCCGGATGTAAGATTTTAACTACTGATTCATCGATTCAAAAAACTCTTCGTTGGTCTTGGTTTCTCCGAGTTTGTCGAGCAGGAACTCCATACTGTCAACGACGTTCATCGTCGACAGGACCTTGCGCAACAGCCAGATACGCTGCAGGCTCTTCTCGTCGATCAGCAACTCTTCACGGCGGGTGCCCGACTTGTTGATATCGATCGCCGGGAAGGTCCGCTTGTCAACCAGGCGCCGGTCGAGAAGAAGCTCCATGTTGCCGGTTCCCTTGAACTCCTCGAAAATAACCTCGTCCATCTTACTGCCGGTATCGACCAGGGCGGTAGCGATGATGGTCAGACTGCCGCCTTCCTCAATGTTGCGGGCCGCGCCGAAGAAACGTTTCGGCTTGTGCAGGGCGTTCGAATCGACGCCACCGGAAAGGATCTTGCCGGAGGGCGGAACCACTGTATTATAGGCCCGGGCGAGACGGGTGATCGAGTCGAGCAGGATAACGACATCGCGCTTGTGCTCGACCAGACGCCGGGCTTTTTCGATGACCATTTCGGCAACCTGGACGTGACGGGTCGCCGGCTCATCGAAGGTCGAGGAAATAACCTCGCCGTTAACCGAGCGCTGCATGTCGGTCACCTCTTCCGGCCGCTCGTCGATCAGCAGGACGATCAGGTAGACTTCCGGGTGGTTGGTCGTAATCGCGTTGGCGATGTTCTGCAACAGCATGGTCTTGCCGGTACGCGGCGGCGCCACAATCAATCCACGCTGGCCCTTGCCGATCGGCGAGACGAGGTCGATCACCCGGGAGGAAGTATCCTCGGGAGTTGTCTCCATGCTGATCCGCTCATCGGGGTAGAGCGGCGTCAGGTTGTCAAAGAGGGTCTTGTCGCGAGCGACCGCCGGATCTTCAAAATTGACCTCGGCGACCTTGAGCAGGGCGAAGTAGCGTTCCCCCTCCTTCGGCGGCCGGATCTGCCCGGCAACGGTATCCCCGGTGCGGAGAGTAAAGCGGCGGATCTGCGACGGTGATACGTAAATA contains:
- a CDS encoding transcription termination factor Rho, yielding MNLKDLKEKKATELAGIAKDLKIENTPGMRKQDLIFAILNATSEKNGAIYGEGVLEILPDGFGFLRAPDANYLPGPDDIYVSPSQIRRFTLRTGDTVAGQIRPPKEGERYFALLKVAEVNFEDPAVARDKTLFDNLTPLYPDERISMETTPEDTSSRVIDLVSPIGKGQRGLIVAPPRTGKTMLLQNIANAITTNHPEVYLIVLLIDERPEEVTDMQRSVNGEVISSTFDEPATRHVQVAEMVIEKARRLVEHKRDVVILLDSITRLARAYNTVVPPSGKILSGGVDSNALHKPKRFFGAARNIEEGGSLTIIATALVDTGSKMDEVIFEEFKGTGNMELLLDRRLVDKRTFPAIDINKSGTRREELLIDEKSLQRIWLLRKVLSTMNVVDSMEFLLDKLGETKTNEEFFESMNQ